The region AGTACCAACTTAACGAGCTCGATTTGCCAGAACGGAGCCTCCTCGGTGTCCCCATCCACAACTGAACTCGACACTctttcttattatattttttatcggGTTTTTGTACAAGCTACCAATTATCACAAAAGTATAACACTACTATTCGGAAATTCATGACACAAGTTAACATCCACAGCAATCCTCTCCCTCTCCACCTCTCTTTGTAAGAGTGTGATTGATAGTGTGGTTacgggtgctttttaaataactttttgtgtcaaaatacatgtcaacgatgtttttttatttttaaaaaaatatttttgacatcagcacatcaaaacgatccaaaacgtacaaatcatattaaattttaacaaaaaaaattttttaaattttttaaaaacacagccgcaaccgcgttcccaaaccgGAGCAAATTAGCCGATAACACATTCACAGCAATCACAGAAGCTGATAAGGTCTAATTTCAGCAACGTCCTATCCATCACCGAAGCCATGTTTGCTTCCCTGTGACATGCATTATGCAGAACATGACAGCAACTGTCACCACCCTACAACACATGGCCCAAATGGGGTTGCcactgcaaaataaataaataaataaaaatatgtgcaGCTCACTTTTTCAAAGGCAATTCTCCTCCATCCCTATCATAAGAAGgggttaaatttcttttattcaaatattttcttacaccttttataaatatataaagttaaaGTCAGGTATTTAAAATTTTCCACTTTTAATAAGATAATTTGATGCAGTGTATAATCAAATCTTAAAACTTAAAGCTTAAAGTATTAAAACTTAAACCCTAGAGAAAACtcaataaatcataaaactctAGTGAAAAATAACTCATTAACTCTTTATATAATAGCAAAACTCGACCTCGcctatataaaaagaaaaaaaattgaaattaacaaagaaaaataagttaaatataagattttttttaatatttttacccATTTTTCATATCGATACATTGTTTATATTTTAGACAAATCTCGTTCGAAGTTCATGACTATCCCTCCCAGTCGatgcattaaaaataataacaaaattttataaaaatattttccatatctaatccaaggattTTCTTGATCTAGATTGATTATAGTaatctattttataatttccatataaaaattgagttttaaatcttttattatcTATCTAATTCATAGATACATCTACAAACATCACCGCACGTTATAATTTAAACCTTAAACTTTTCCAGctatgtaaaatatttaaaaatatattaatttttttttaaaaaaaatactttcaaaacagAGCTATGAGTGCATACAATCCCTGTGACGCAATAATATCACCcaagacaggaaaaaaaaagaagaagatggtggAGAGTGGGACCCACCTTTGATCCGGCGACAGGCCATTGATCAGGACCTCAGCTGTTTGAGTGCCAACTGAATATTGGCGATTTGCCTGACAACTTGACCAGTCGTTGATGGCCTTCTTCTATTCTATGATAAGGTGCACACAACTGTCAAGCGGAATTCTGAGGGAAATGTCGTTTTTCATAGTACAAATCCATATTCTGTAGGGTCTCATTGGAAAAACGgtataaatcatgttttttttttaatttggaatttatttttaaaatgatatatatatatgtatatatatatatatattttaaaattgttttgacgtggtgatgtcaaaaaaaaattttttaaaataaaaataatttattttaatgcatttctaaacgaaaaacacattgaaaaagATTCGTGTTATCTGGCTAAACTATTTTACTATTGTGAGAtatgattaaattattaaacaaaatttaaaacgcaattacaataattttttatcaatttaattctcaaactttatttcTCCTTAATTACATCCTTTTATACccttaatttatcaaaattgtTGAGAAGggtcaaaattgaaaaagaggGACGAAGAcgtaaaaataagaagaaaaaaggtggcaatttaaaaattatagcaaAAGTGTCACTttgatctttcttttattttagactagcttttcatccctcaatatttcaaaattttaatccaacTTCAATTTGAGGAGGCTATATACGAGGTTAGTTAGGTGTATAAGATGTTTTAGGggtattttgaattaaaaattaaatatttagataaaaaaaaacactatctttatttttcagcttGGTACGGAAGCTGAGAAACAACAAGCAAAGCATCGATtgactttattttttccaaaaaatagattaaaaacaaaGACTCACGCGCGAGGTTATCAGTTCCTTTAATGcatgagaaaataatttttaagatttttttttttgctttccgTCCAAAGACAAGCCACATGTTGCGTGTAAGTCATAGTTGATAATCATTCAGtgaatttattttgtcaaaatctttaaaatgatactttttcttttttttttgaatttgcaaAAACTTCATCTTTTGAAAAGCATATTTCATGAATTCAATTCAAGTGAGGGAGATTAGTTTAAGTGAGGGATATTctatatttgtataaaaaatatacgcTCTAACTTGAACTTTAACCTGTTATTGCTGCATTGAATAAAACAAGCTTAGATATTGCtgcattgaataaaaaaataacatgtttgtTGCCATGGAAAGACAGCTTGCTATATATACTCCAAGGTGCTAACGATGCATGATAATTGCATCTAGCTGTCTCCTCCAGCACTCTTTTGTAAGGACTTGGGAGAAGGACCACCACACTGGATTGTCTCTATTCTATCAGCAGTTTAGTCAATTGGTTCATGCGAAATCTTACAGGAGGAGTTATCACCATTTAATAATCACAACAAAACTGTTCGGCATCATGCAAGAAAATGATGGTGTTTTTGAGTTTCCATTTTTTGTAACCAACCCGAGGCTCTACATCAAATCGCCTACATCTTCTAGGCAATATCATAGCTAATCCAGGCCCAGAAAGagatgagaagagaagaaacacaTCTGTGAGGATCATCAGCGTGTTAgagaaggagaaaaggaaagtaaGTGACTACTTTGTAAAAAGCATAAAGCAGAAGAAGATGGGGATGGGGATGCATTGATCTGGAGAGGAGGGGGAAAGAGACAAACATCCACACGCTGTACAAAAAATAAAGGCCAAAACCCTTTAATTCAACTCTCCCCTGTCATCCATTCAAATTGACAAGCAATTCATTCTGCTATATGCTTTCACCTTTGTGAAACAACTTCAAGCCCTAGTTACTTCCAGTCCAAGATATACTGCCTTGCCAGGCTGTGACAACAGGCACACATTTGCCATTTCTATCCTATCTTTTCTTCATCAAAATTGGTCCACCACAAAACCCCATTTATAATATTGAAGGAAATGAAAATGTAGAAAGAATCCACCTCGAGGAAAGATGATTGCTTGCCTCCTCTTTAAGATCCATCTCTTTCTCTTAAAAATCTGCACAGGATAGCATACTCCAACCATATCAgcattgaaaggaaaaaagagattATTACCAATGAAATGCAGAGTATTATCCTATCTCACATCATATTCAACAAAGTGCAAAAAAGCATACCATCATGTTTCTTCAGCAAACCTCTTGCAAACAATAAGCAAATGACCAAGAACCCAACACCAGCTGCCCCTCCTACTATAACGGCCACTGTCTTCCCCGTATTTTGCCCTGTCCCTACATCCATCACAAATCAACTTCTCTATTATATACATCTCCCAGgccaattaaaataaaccacTTTCAAACACATTGATAAGATACCGGACAATCTTCACACAAGATAATCATATATTAATTCCAGTAGATAGAGACCCAATAATCTATTAAAAATGGACTTTTTTTAACAGTGGAGTGGGAAGAAAAGGGGAGAAAGATCCAGCAACCCTAACCATATACTGATTGCAATAGATTAAGAGACTCgacaatatattgaaaaaaaaaaaacttttttacaGGGAAATAGAACCAGTTAGGAAACAGGATGAATCAACAATCCAGTAAAGCAAACCATCACCAAAACGAGTATTACTTACTAACTAGATAAAAAGCAGAAAACTTCACTCTAGATTTCCTAAAAATTCCATTTCAGTACTCAACCTGATGAAAATGAATTGGAAGAcgaggaagaagatgatgatctCCTGGGCACCCCATTTGGATAATAACTGTAACTAATAAAGCATTTATGCAGATAGATTTGGCCTGAAATAGAGTTCCCACACTCAACTTGAGCTCTCTGAACAGCAGTTTTCACACACTCGCCACAATCTGAATCTCCAACATCACCCTCGCACTGCCCCAAAACATACATAGATTGGTAGTTGGTGGCGTAGAAGCCATGGCTACTAACCACACCATTTTGCATCACCGAAAAGGCAGTATCTCTTCTCTCTTCAAACCCACTTCCTGCCACATTTGTAGCCCCACAAGTCTTGTACAGCATTTCCATACCTGAAATTTGTGTAAAGCCAGCAACTTCATACAAAATGTAGCATCCATAAAGCTGGATTCTTGCAGCTATTGTTTTGCCACAGAGTTTGTCTGTTAAAACTGGAAGTTTGCTGACACAGTTGTAGCAGTCAGTATTACTAAGGTCTCCCCTGCATTGAAAGAGACCAGTTATGGTTGTTTGGCCAGTCCCGGTGGTGGTCTTAAAGAACTTGGTTTTGGTGGACTGCGAGACTAAAGAGCCAAAAAGGGCAGAGATGGCTTGTGAATAGACACCATTTGGATCTTGAAAAGCTTGCTTCGCACAACCCTTGTAGACCAAGGTGCTGTAATCAAGGGCAGACTGAGAAAGATTGACAGAGAGAAGACAGAGaaagaagaagcaagaaaaaggTTTCAAGGGAATACCCATTTGGGAAATGGCCGAAATGGATCAAATCATGACAGGTTTTGGAAGGATGATTTGAGAAATGGGTTCTGACTAAAACAGAACAGTAGGAGGAAAATGAAGGAGTTGTGTTGGGTTCTGGCTGTGCTTTGAATTGCTCAAAAAAACTGTctttcggttttggttttagcTTTCTGGTGTTTGTGATTCACTTTACTTCTTTTTCTCTGTATATGTGCAGAGTCAGAGAGCTGGAGCggtctcttttctctctcacctCTCCCCACTACTAGTACACTGTCCAATACCaatagaagttaaaaaaaaaaaaagcactcaCTCTACAATTTCATCGGAATGGTAAGCACTAAGTACCAATCTTAAGTATTCTTTGTAGTATTTGAAGAGAATGAGAACAAAATCGGTTTAAaacaagattattattttttaaaggtgcAAGAAGCTACAAAATATTCTCTTCCATGAAAGGTGTGGAGGGCATGAATGTAAGTAAAGGGATCTGGGTTAGGAAAGGGCATGGAGTTTGACTGAGGAACGCCATCCAAGAGCTAGGGTTTGGATTTTGAATGCAGCAGTAActcatttaattttcatgtgcTGGTCATGAGGATTGAATTGAAGTCCAAGTAACTGGTTGTTCTTTGAAAAAAGTGGAGGAGCCTAGCAAGAATTTATAACTTTCAAGGAAAGCATGTGACAAAATCTGGAGTCATTTGTAGCTGGCATATCATAATTAGCAATAAATTAAGCTACAGAGTTAGCAAAATCAGTAGATAGCTTCATCATGAAAGTATTGCTTCGTTTGACCAGCAAAAAATAGATGCTTATGATCTTATTCATTCATCGGgtgtttttctgttttaaaatgatttttaaaattgtttttagtttaaaaaatattaaattaatattttttaatattttctaataattttaatatcatgcaTTAAAATTCCAAACACAAGATATCTaactaaaacatgaaaatacaatatcttaatataaaaaaatatcattgatttgTTTGTAAGAATGAAAGAAGAAATCCCTCGTTTGATTGAATTTTCTTAACCACTTGCTGTGTTGACATTCAGTTTTCAACAactattattaaatctaaattaatttactgGGTTAATTTAAGactagattaatttatttttagatgaatCGAGTAAcgactcaattaaaaaaaataaaaaaaaaatgtctctaCTAACTTAATTAACCCATGTAAACCTGAAATGGAGTTAAATAACTATATTTCCAACCCAGCATTgatgaattataaatatagaaGCGGTATCTAATTTCCCCATATTGTGATTCATGAACTTCGTTTGGAAAACAGATTCTCCCGCCGAATGTTGTTAATTTCATTATGATTTGCCTGGAATATTGGAAATATTCTataccaatttaaaaaacaaaacagaacagaataatttttattttattttaaatctcagTATGTTCCagattttttgattaaatttcgGTCGAAATGTTCcagtttcattccacatgtttcgttccgctcttgaaaagccattgaatcaaattgaaccttgttcaatttaattaattaaatcactcaagtataaaaagctttttttcattattattttcaataacaatgatattaataataatattgaaaattattattactattttcattaacaatgatattaattttttaaaattagatttaccactaatatatatggtttatattcgtgttgtttttttcatgtttatactttgtaagaatttaagcaaaacaagggatgctttatattccattagccttgataacattgacctaactttatatttaaaatatttgtgttaaaacattttacttttataacattttgatattttgttaaagttgaattactttaaattaaagatctatttaatcttgactatttagaaatattttaaaatttaaaattatatttatttagcattgtatttatattacataatttataattaatttatcttaaatttaaattatatttattaaattttatatatatatataaacagtacaATCTCGAAACCGCAGTCCAAAACTAAAACTTtctattctaattaaaaaacaaaatatttatcgaaatgaaattgaaatccTTGCTCCCACCCACCAATCAAAAACCTGTACGTTAAAGAGGAAAGGAGAGAGGAAGGGCGGACCCGACAGAACCCACTGAGGACGAGGCGCTTTTGGACACAAACACATGTAAAGTTGTCCACGCATCCACACACACACAGCGCACCGTCTCTTTAGTCTTTCCTTTCCACCGACGaactattaaattaatatttcttaatataaatatatttgccGTCCCTTCCATATATTTATACTGTGATGAACAAAAACATCCTAAATCCCAGTAATTCAAGTATTTCTGTCTACAGGGCTTACAGCTGTGGCTTACTTTTCCAAACTTGGCTGACCAGGAGGGCTGCGCAGGTGCAATCAGAGTTGGATAAATGACTCGCGTTCCCGGAAGCATCTattgaaaaaacacaagaatCGTAGGAGCAGACATTTTCGACTTTCTgagattttatttcttctttatgaTGATATATTCTTGCTGCTGCTTTGGGGGTTCGCACATTCATCAAAATACCATACCTGATACGAGGCAGGCTATGGAAGCTTCTTAATTAGTTTGTGATCTCATTCTTTATTCTTTGGATCATGGAGCCCTCCATTCATCTGAAGTTTGAATCCTGAGGATCATGTCTTCAATTTCTGTTAATAAAGCATGGGAAATCTGCTGGTTGACGTTGTTTCCTCAAACACGTTTGCATGGCTGGCAAGTTAAGCTTGGGTGGCAAGCAACAACAGagtaatttttaacaaatttgaaatattttacacTTCAGTAAAGCACTGTTGAGATGGAAAAGGGGGGATTTTGAAGGATGCTTGTCAGCTTACCAGGGCAGCAGAGCTAAGGTCAGTCAATTAGCATGGCAGATGCGAACACAATTGAACTACTACATTTTACTACAGTGaatcaaaaacaaatctcaaaagGTTATCCATCCCTCAAAGATGAGCACTTAACAAGTATCAAGTGTCCCCCAAACACCTCACTGTGTAGATTAATGGTCTGGAAGTTCCAATGACAACATGAATACAAAATGACTGGCTGTAGTAGTCGCTCGAATTTAAGTTCTTCAAATCCCAGACAACCACCCTGCTCCATGTCTGGAAATTGCATAAAGTGTTGGCACCGCATAATTAAACAACTCAGTCTATTGTTTTGCTGCGCCAGCCCAATAAAAGCTGTGGCAACAACTGCAGAAATCCATGAAC is a window of Populus nigra chromosome 10, ddPopNigr1.1, whole genome shotgun sequence DNA encoding:
- the LOC133705738 gene encoding plasmodesmata-located protein 2, encoding MGIPLKPFSCFFFLCLLSVNLSQSALDYSTLVYKGCAKQAFQDPNGVYSQAISALFGSLVSQSTKTKFFKTTTGTGQTTITGLFQCRGDLSNTDCYNCVSKLPVLTDKLCGKTIAARIQLYGCYILYEVAGFTQISGMEMLYKTCGATNVAGSGFEERRDTAFSVMQNGVVSSHGFYATNYQSMYVLGQCEGDVGDSDCGECVKTAVQRAQVECGNSISGQIYLHKCFISYSYYPNGVPRRSSSSSSSSNSFSSGTGQNTGKTVAVIVGGAAGVGFLVICLLFARGLLKKHDDF